The following DNA comes from Candidatus Nitrosotalea okcheonensis.
ACAATGAGTTGCATTAAAAATCTTTAATTAGTATTTAAATAAAATCACATAGTTTTCTGGAGATGATACGATTGTAGGAATGTGATAAAATCTATTGTTTAAAAATAATTAAAAATATTTTTGGCAATGGTCCTATAAGGGAACCATTGTATCAATTAATCTTGTATTGGTTACGTGCCCATCTTTCTGTTGAATAACCAAATCTACGGTGTGTTTCAATTTGTTTAACAGAAAAGTCACTTGTACATCCCATGAGTCTTGAGGGCCCTTTTCTGGTAAAGCAAAGAGTTCTCTGATCTTGAAATCTTGGATTTCAGTACCATATAGTGACTCTGTTATTTTTCTAGAAGCTTTTTCAACTTCATCGCGTGTCTTGACTGGAGTCATGAATTAGTATATGATTAGTAAATATAAAAATATATTGATTTTCGATTGTCGAACTAAAACAAATGATACAGTCTAGCCAAGGACAATTTTTGTGCTGGCTCTGATGTGATTCACTTCATATCAACTGTAACTTTGTGGGTTTCAGGATCAATCTCTATTTTTGGAACTGCGTTGTTGTAGAGCATATTTTTCTTGCCAATCTTTCTGCAATTTTTGACTGGGAGTAATTTCTTTTTCAAACCATTTTTTATTACTAGTTTTGAAGTAAAAGTTACAGATGTTGCATAATATCAAACGATGTTATATCAAAAGAAGACGCAGAACGAATGCAACGAATACTTTCTACAGAACTAAAAGTTATGCCTGAAAATATGATTATAGGAATAGCTACTGGAGGTTGTCCGCATCTGCAATACGCGAAGATCCAACGATAAATTTGGCTGTAATTGATGAAATAGAAAAGAAAGATCCCACTCTTGACATGATCATAATTGAAAGTGGAGGTGATAATGTCATGACTACCTTCAGTCCAGCTCTCGCAGATTATTTAATTTACATAGTAGATGTAGCTGGTGGAGACAAATATCCTAGAAAAGGCGGACTGGGAATAGAGAGTTGTGACATGCTTGTGATCAATAAAATTGATCTTGCATCACACGTGGGAGCAGATCTTGCTATGATGAAAAAAGATGCAAAAAAATGCGAGCAGAGAAACCATACGTATTTGTTAATTGTCAAACCGGTGAAGGACTAGATGACTTGCTGAACACATAATAAAATCAATACTGTTTGACAAAAAACCTATTGTCAAAAAGGATCAAACAAGATGAATTCACTCATTCCAGACATTTTCAAAAACTATGTAAATAAAGAATTCAAAATGCCAGGTCAAAATGGTGTTATACGGATAGAACTTCATACAAATGATGATTCTAAAACATATATCAAATCACTGTCATCAAAAGCACCGTTTTTAATTCAAAAAGCAATGTATCCTGATTCTAAAATCCGTATTTTGCTCATATCTACATAATGTCATCTTCTGGAGGTATTCTGCAAGGCGATGAACAGAAAATTAATGTTGTAATGGGAAAAAATTCTACCGCAAGAATCACGACTCAATCAGCAACCAAAATTTACAAGATGGAAAACGGCTATGCTTCTTAATACATTGACATACTCAGTCAAGAAGGTAGCTATCTGGAATTTGTTCCACACCAGATTATCCCATTCAAATCATCTAGTTTTATCAAGAAGTAAATCTTGAAGTTGAAAAAGATGCCATTCTCATCTATTCAGAGATCATATAGGCAGGTTGTATTGCATCTGGCGAAAAATTTGATTTTGATCTTTGTTTTCTTCGTACTTCAGCTAGTAGGAATGGTAAGATACTTTTCACAGATGTCATGAACTTGAGTCGTAAAGACAAGGCAAATTTTGAATCAATATTTGGAGGAAAAGACATATTTTTGACAATTTACATAATTAGAGATTCTATATCTGTAGAAATGATTGTGGATAAAATCAATTCAGCTGTAAATGCCTCTTTTTTGGCTAGTTGCTCTACCTTACCCAATAATTCTGGCATTATTGTAAGAATACTTGCTAACTCTGTTTCTGAAATTGTGACTCTGGCAGAACATGTTACTGACATCCTTCGATCTTTTACTGAGAAAAATTCTCCAATAACGTCTACAACTCAAAACTCATCAGTAAATATTGTATAATTCGCATTTTTCAATTTTTTAGAATTTGAAATCTTGCTGATCAGAAGTTTTATAATTACTAAATCCTTTATATCTACATGAGTTTTACAGATGGCATACTTGGTGAAGGTACACAATTCTCTGTAGGCGAAGAAACGCGAAGATACAATTTACTTGCTGGACAATTAATTGCTGATCTTATCAAAACCTCATTTGGACCTAGAGGGTTTGAAAAAATCTACATTGATCTTTTGGGTGAAGCTACCTTGACAAAGAATGGCTCTACGATGTTGCGTAAAATCGACGTTGAACACCCTGCTGCCAAGGCAATGATAGATGCTTCAAATTCTGTTGACAATGAAGTTGGTGATGGAACAATATCGGTAGTTATTTTGGCTGGGTCTTTGCTTGAAAAGGCGGGAAAATTACTGGATCTGGGTATGTCGCCTTCTACAATTGAGGCAGGATACAGGAAAGCGACTGAATATTCACTTGATATTGTAAAATCAATTGCAAAAGTTTCTCATTATTCAAATAAAGAAGTCATGCTCAAGTTGGCTGAAACATGCTTGCGAACAAAGGCAATCTCTGTATTTAGCGAAAATAAATATGTAGCAAAACTAGTAACTGACGCATTTTGTACAATTGCAGATTTTGTAAATCGTACAGTTGAAGTAGATGATATTAAAATAGAAGAAAAACCTGGCAATACTTCAGATATCCAACTGGTAAGAGGGGTGGTTATTGACAAAACAATAGATTATTCTGGAATGCCAAGGATGATTGAAAACTCAAACATTCTTCTAATCAATGTAGAGCTTGATGATGAAAGAACAAAGACTGATGCAGAGATTGTAATTAGCTCTCCGCAAGAAATGCAAGCATACATTTTGAAAGAAAGTGATGACATAAAGAGAAAAGTCCAAAAAATAATTGATTCAGGTGCAAATCTTGTGGTTTCCCAAAAGGGAATTAGTCGATCGGCCCAAAATTACCTGTCTAGGGCAGGCATAATATCGCTTCGTAGGGTAAAAGAAAATGACCTCCATTGGTTGGAAAAAGCATCAGGTGCTTTGACAGTGACTGATCTTGACAATATATCTGAAAAACATCTGGGATTTGCAGGTAAAGTTTATGAGAAATTTGTAGGTGATGATAAGATGGTATTTGTAGAAGGATGTAAAAATCCAAAATCAGTCACTATACTATTACGAGCAAATTCCAAGAGAATGCTTGATGAATACCACCGTACGGTACTTGATGCTATAATAGTTCTCAAAGATTTCTTTATCAATCCGTCTATAGTAGTTGGTGGAGGTTCTACTGAAATGATTATTGCAAATGAGCTTAGAAAAAGATCACTTTCAATAGAAGGGAAAGAACAGATTGTGATTCAAAATTTTGCTGAAGCCTTTGAAGAAATTCCACTAACAATTGCTAGAAACTCAGGAATGAATATGGTTGATACAATTGTTCAGTTAAGAAATAAAAACTCTGAACATAACAATGGGCGTATTCATTCATGGTATGGAGTGGATGCAATTGAAAGAAAAGTTCGAGAGATGTATTCGCAGGATGTTATCGAACCACTTGCAGTCAAGGAACAGGTAATAAAAACAGCTTCTGAAGTAGCATCATTATTGATACATGTGGATGAAGTTATCATGAAACAACCTATAATGTATACTCATACTCATGGTGATGGAAAAACACATTCACATGCACGAGGTAACCAACCTCACGATCATTTTGACAAACTTGGTAAGATGCAACGACCATCTCACCATTATTATTGAATTATGAAATCGTGATTAGAAAATCTTTCATATTTTTCATCTATTTATTCTGGCAAGTAGTGCTGAATAGATGAATGGTAAAATGGTTGTTATTTCTGCATGTATCGTAGTTTGTTTTGCATTTTGAGTTACCTTGCCCCATGAAATAGCCTCTCTTACAAGTGCTCCACTCAAACTTCCGTCAAATTCTTGTGCCGTAGTGATGTAGACAGCATAATCCAAACCATTTCTATATTGATTCCACCAAAGAGTATGATGTTTTGATATTCCGCCACCTAACATAAAAGCACCAGATTTCTTTGCCTCAAAAATGAGCGAAGACAAGAGATCGCTATCTCCTACCACATTTAGTTTGAAATCCTTGTGTTTTTGAGTAAAAAGCCAGATCTGACTGCCTACTCCTCCATCCATTATTCCTGGTACTATTACTGGTATGTTGTTCTTATATGCCCAATACAAAAATGAGCCATCTCCCAGATTTTCACCTATCATTCTAGTAATGTCTGCAGTGAACATTTCTTTTTTACCTGATTTGTAAGCTTCTTCCAAGAATTCTTGCATCTTTTCTTCAATTATGGGCCCATAGCTTTCTAGGGGAACAAGCACATTTCCTAATCTGTGAACATTTTGTTCTAAAAGTTCTGAATCATCAAGAGTAAATGATCCTTCTAAATAATTTGAAAAATATCTTGCTATGTCATGATCAAGTGCTCCACATGTAGTAATAACAACATCAAACATCTTGTTCTTGAGCATATCTGCAATTATTCCTCGAAGACCAGTGGATGTAATTGCTGCAACAAACGAGAGAAATTTTAGACATTGTTTATCGTTAATCATTGCTGAGAGAATTTCCAGTCCATCAGCAAGGCTTCTTGATTCAAACCCGCCAGATGTTGACATCTGATTGAATATGTTTTGAAGATCATCCCCATTTTTTATTATGATGTCTCTTACTGGTCTATCATTGCCTTTCATCCTCTTCTAATTTACCTCGTAGTATAAATTTCTTGAAATTTTATTTGTTGAGATTAGAGAGATTTTAAATATTTGTAGTTTAATTGAAGATGATGCTAGATCTAGTTCCAAAAAAAATATTCCTTACTAGGGGTAAAGGAGTACATCAAGACCAACTCACAAGCTTTGAATTTGCATTACGTGATGCAGGTATTCCAAACACGAATTTGGTATTGATTTCGAGCATATTTCCTCCTGGAGCGCGAGTAATTTCACGTACCGAAGGTTTGAAATTGATTCGCCCTGGTAGCGTTCAATTCGTAATCTACGCACGACAACAATCTAATGAGCCTCATAGGTTGATGGCAGCTTCAGTAGGATTAGCAGAACCCGCAGACAAGAAAAAATGGGGATATCTATCTGAGTATCAATCATTTGGAGAAACAGAAAAAGAGGCTGGTGATTATGCAGAAGATATAGCAGCTCAGATGTTAGCCTCTTCATTAGGAATACCATTTGATGCAGATAAGAATTGGGATCAGAAAAGACAACAGTGGAAAGTATCTGGACAGATATACAAAACTAGGAATATCACTCAGAGTGCAGTTGGAAATTCTAAAGGAAGATGGACTACAGTGTTTGCTGCAGCAGTATTGATCCTCTAAAATAATTATTTTTCAAACTGCAAAAAGAGACAAGTCTCTGCTCTTTATGGATGGTTTAATTTCTTTTTGTTAAAATAAGTTTCAGATAATTCCTTGTAATATTGTTCTAATTTTTTGTATAATCGTTTTGGCTTTCGTGGGCTTTCCATGCCTAGTGCGTATAAACATAAAACTGGAAATGCTACTGTGGCATCTGCATACACTACGATGACGTCTTCATGAGAATCTTTTACCTTACCCCAGCTTTTTCCTTCCTGTAATGTAGCTCCAGACAGCCTCCTGTGTCGGGTCTGGCATCAGTAATCTGAATGATGTAATTTTGTCCGCCATGACCCAATCCCAATATTTGGTCTAATAGTGGACCGGTCTGTTGTGCCGTATTTTTTGGAACGCCTCCGCCAATTTCCACAATTCCTGCCTTTTTTGAATTATACAAAATTGCTGCCTGTTCAATTATTTCCCTCACAAAATCTAATGAAAATGGTTTGTTAGCAAGCCTAAGAGGAGCTAAATCAAGGGCAAGTGAAGAATCCTTCAATGTCGAAATGTAGAGGGGTACATCATAATCATATGCAGAAACAACAAAACTTTTTTCTGGTTTTTTTGAATACTCTTTTGAGTATTTGCCCATCCAATTTGCAAATTCTGCTGTAGTAAATGGTTTTTCAATTAAATTCTTTTCAAACATTTTATGTATGATTTTATCTTGTTCCTTGAGTGTTTCTTCACCTTTGATGTAGACATCTCTAATTCTGACAATATCTTTTTGATATAGAATCATATCATCCACTTCAAAATGTCCTTGTTTTACAGGTAAATTCCATGCAAAATGATCTTCATGATATAAATTGGAACCTGTAGAAATTATCCAATCAACAAATCCTTTCTCAATAAGAGATTTAAACAAACCTCCAAATCCAACTGGAGTCATTGCACCTGCAATAGTGAGGCATATTGTTGCATCATCTTCAATCATTTTTCTAAACAATTTTGCAGCTTCACCAAGCTGTCTTGCATTGTAACCTGAATTTGCATAAATTTCTACGAGATCATCGATTTTCATATCAGGATTTACTTCTATGTGAGGAATATTCTTTCCATGAAAATGGTGATAATCCATCAGACCGTGTAATTACGATTCTACTAGATAATATTTTCTAATGACATCAATATTTTATTCCAATTTTATTGAACAGAAAATATTTCATATATCCATGTTCTTGAAACAGAATTTTGCTATGAAAAAAAATAATTTTGCAGTTTACGTATAACTTTGTAAGAGTAATTTTGTAGTTTACGTTTTTTCAAGACATCTTTTTATACAAAGATTTGATCCAATTGGTGCTTACAATGAAAACAAGTTCAAAAAATGCTTCACTGTTATGGGCTGGAACAATAGCCGTTTTGTTACTTGTAGTAATATCTGGCAATTCTGTCTCAACATTCTCAGTTTATGCCGATTCAGGTTATGTTGGTTCTAATACACAAACTGCCAAATCATGTTCTGGAAAACCATCACAAAATACTGACTGGTCTAATTGTGATTTACATGGTGTTGATCTTTCATTTCTTAACCTATCTGGAATAAATCTTTCAGGAGCAAATCTTCAGGGTGCGAATTTGTATGGC
Coding sequences within:
- a CDS encoding GTP-binding protein, whose amino-acid sequence is MSASAIREDPTINLAVIDEIEKKDPTLDMIIIESGGDNVMTTFSPALADYLIYIVDVAGGDKYPRKGGLGIESCDMLVINKIDLASHVGADLAMMKKDAKKCEQRNHTYLLIVKPVKD
- a CDS encoding urease accessory protein UreD, which translates into the protein MSSSGGILQGDEQKINVVMGKNSTARITTQSATKIYKMENGYAS
- a CDS encoding urease accessory protein UreD, translated to MASGEKFDFDLCFLRTSASRNGKILFTDVMNLSRKDKANFESIFGGKDIFLTIYIIRDSISVEMIVDKINSAVNASFLASCSTLPNNSGIIVRILANSVSEIVTLAEHVTDILRSFTEKNSPITSTTQNSSVNIV
- the thsB gene encoding thermosome subunit beta; translation: MSFTDGILGEGTQFSVGEETRRYNLLAGQLIADLIKTSFGPRGFEKIYIDLLGEATLTKNGSTMLRKIDVEHPAAKAMIDASNSVDNEVGDGTISVVILAGSLLEKAGKLLDLGMSPSTIEAGYRKATEYSLDIVKSIAKVSHYSNKEVMLKLAETCLRTKAISVFSENKYVAKLVTDAFCTIADFVNRTVEVDDIKIEEKPGNTSDIQLVRGVVIDKTIDYSGMPRMIENSNILLINVELDDERTKTDAEIVISSPQEMQAYILKESDDIKRKVQKIIDSGANLVVSQKGISRSAQNYLSRAGIISLRRVKENDLHWLEKASGALTVTDLDNISEKHLGFAGKVYEKFVGDDKMVFVEGCKNPKSVTILLRANSKRMLDEYHRTVLDAIIVLKDFFINPSIVVGGGSTEMIIANELRKRSLSIEGKEQIVIQNFAEAFEEIPLTIARNSGMNMVDTIVQLRNKNSEHNNGRIHSWYGVDAIERKVREMYSQDVIEPLAVKEQVIKTASEVASLLIHVDEVIMKQPIMYTHTHGDGKTHSHARGNQPHDHFDKLGKMQRPSHHYY
- a CDS encoding deoxyhypusine synthase, with amino-acid sequence MKGNDRPVRDIIIKNGDDLQNIFNQMSTSGGFESRSLADGLEILSAMINDKQCLKFLSFVAAITSTGLRGIIADMLKNKMFDVVITTCGALDHDIARYFSNYLEGSFTLDDSELLEQNVHRLGNVLVPLESYGPIIEEKMQEFLEEAYKSGKKEMFTADITRMIGENLGDGSFLYWAYKNNIPVIVPGIMDGGVGSQIWLFTQKHKDFKLNVVGDSDLLSSLIFEAKKSGAFMLGGGISKHHTLWWNQYRNGLDYAVYITTAQEFDGSLSGALVREAISWGKVTQNAKQTTIHAEITTILPFIYSALLARINR
- a CDS encoding pyruvoyl-dependent arginine decarboxylase encodes the protein MLDLVPKKIFLTRGKGVHQDQLTSFEFALRDAGIPNTNLVLISSIFPPGARVISRTEGLKLIRPGSVQFVIYARQQSNEPHRLMAASVGLAEPADKKKWGYLSEYQSFGETEKEAGDYAEDIAAQMLASSLGIPFDADKNWDQKRQQWKVSGQIYKTRNITQSAVGNSKGRWTTVFAAAVLIL